A window of Mucilaginibacter robiniae genomic DNA:
GGCGCTAAAGTATATTACCCTGCAGGCAAGCTCAATCACTCCAATGCAGCTTGGCTAAAGTTTAGTCCTGAAATTATTGAACTCCAACCCGGCCAGGAACGGGATGTTGCTGTTAACATGACTATCCCACAAGGTGCCGACCAAGCCAGCGTAAAAAACTGCATGCTTTTTTTTACTCAGATTAATGAGCAAAAGGAGGCTACACGCCAAGGGCAAAAACAATTAGCCATCAGCATCAGGTTCGAAGTAGGCATACATATTTATTACACCCCACCTGCATTAACAAAAAAGGAGTTAAATGTAGTCGCTTTTGAAGATCGTGGCCATGTTGAAAACCAAGAAGGTACTTTTAAGCGTCTAGCTCTGGTTGTAAAAAATACTGGTGAGGTTAATGCCGATGCACGTGTGCATTTAGAAGTAACGGATGCCGGCTCGGGAGAAGAGTTTAAGTTTCCGGATAAACCAATTGCTATGTTGCCTGGAGCCAGGCAGGTGGTGTATATTGATATTCCGGCTAAGCTGGCCGGGCGCAAGCTGGTAGCCGTAGCCATGTTGGATAGTGGCATAACCTCTGACCTGAAAGTGGCCGAAAAGGCTTTTGACTATGTTAAATAATGCACTTAAACTAGTGCTTATCTTTATACTTTGGCAACCATGCCGAATATATGCACAAGTATCTTTATCTCTATCTCTTTCAATAAAACCAAATACTGTCAGCAGTTCCTTTAGTTTTGATAATACGAATTATAGCACTGCCGCAGCAAGCGGTAGTAATGTGTCTGCTGCCAGCTTTGCATTTACCCGAGGAACATTAGGGCTAACAGGAACCGGAGCTTTGCCTAAAGTTACTTTAAAGGCTTCACAAACCAGCTTTACTTACACACCCGCTAGTGGCTTACCCAGTACTACAACTAACACGGTTTTGGCCAATGTAGTAACCGCCGCTATTACTGATGTGAGTGGAAGCGATAAAGTTACCGGCTTATTAAGCAGTATATTATCTGCCAGCCACCCCATTGTGCCCACTACTAGTGAACAATCAATTTTTGATGGCTTGGCCAGTGTCTCCCTTAATCTGTTTGGGACTGACCGGCCTGTAACTGTTCAGTATAGCATTTCCACCGTCGGAATATCGCAGCTTTTAAAGGCGGCAGGTACTTATACTTTACCATTGGTTTATACTAGTTATGGGGCTTTAGGTGGAGTTAATAGTACGGCAAATGTTTCACTGACTATACAAGTTTCAGCCTTCACGATTATAAATGGTTTAGCGGATGTGCCCAGATTGAAATTTACTCAAGCGGCCGATTATATCAATGGTCCGCAATCTGTACCGGTGCAGCATTCGTTCAATGTAACGAGTACGATTCCGTACACGGTTAAATTAAAAACAGGGTATTCTACCTTTGCTGATCAGAATGGTATAAACCAGCCGGGTATGCTGGTTTCTCACATTAAAACACAAGCAGGATCATCGGGCGGGCACGTAACTGCTATATCAGCACTAGCTACTACGGAC
This region includes:
- a CDS encoding fimbrial biogenesis chaperone, whose amino-acid sequence is MKLLKGCLIGLMFWVGFSMVPFTSFAQGSLAASPARLFFSSAAGQTVMQTVRLSNSGKSPIIVKASLQDWERDSVGAKVYYPAGKLNHSNAAWLKFSPEIIELQPGQERDVAVNMTIPQGADQASVKNCMLFFTQINEQKEATRQGQKQLAISIRFEVGIHIYYTPPALTKKELNVVAFEDRGHVENQEGTFKRLALVVKNTGEVNADARVHLEVTDAGSGEEFKFPDKPIAMLPGARQVVYIDIPAKLAGRKLVAVAMLDSGITSDLKVAEKAFDYVK